The Terriglobia bacterium genome includes a region encoding these proteins:
- a CDS encoding STAS domain-containing protein, whose translation MTLKLNTRLIDGITVVDCHGRIIFGDESLMLREAVKELLKTSKDIVINLADVNYIDSGGLGTLVGLFTSARSIGGTIKLANLTHRVGELLQVTKLVTVFEVFDGEEKAVRSFPKRGAVA comes from the coding sequence ATGACTCTGAAGCTGAACACGCGCCTGATTGACGGCATCACCGTCGTGGACTGCCATGGCCGCATCATCTTCGGCGACGAGTCGCTCATGCTGCGCGAGGCCGTCAAGGAACTGCTCAAAACCTCGAAAGACATCGTCATCAACCTTGCGGACGTGAACTACATCGACAGCGGCGGCCTGGGCACGCTGGTCGGCCTCTTTACTTCCGCCCGCAGCATCGGCGGCACCATCAAGTTGGCGAACCTGACCCACCGTGTCGGCGAGTTGCTCCAAGTCACCAAGCTGGTGACCGTGTTTGAGGTGTTTGACGGCGAAGAGAAGGCAGTGCGCTCGTTTCCGAAAAGAGGCGCCGTCGCCTAG